TATAAATATGGTTGATCCTACAGGACATTTTGCTATAACAATTGGTTTATTAATGGCAATTGGATTTGGAGTTGGGGCTATAATTGGGGCTTGTGCTAGTGTTATCGGGCAATTTTTAGCAAATGGCTGTAGTTGGGAAAACTTTAGTTGGGGACAACTGGCTTTAGATACAGTTTTGGGTGGATTTAGTGGATTATTATCTATGTCAACTTTAGGATTAGTTGCAATGGTTGCTGCGAATGCTGGTTTAGGATTTGTTGGAGCTGTAGGTGGACATTTAATTAATGGAAGTGACTTTTTAAAAGTCTCAACTTGGATAGATATTGGATTATCAACTGTCTTAGGTGCTTTGGTTGGATTAATTGGTGGATCAGGGGCTTTAAATGCGAGGCATTTAAATAGAGCAAAACAAACTGCTGGATTTATTAGAGCAGCTAGCTTATATGATAATGTTTTAACAAAAGTTGTAACAGGAGGATATAGAACTGCTGGTATTGCATCAAATGCTTTAAGATTATCAGGTCAAAATTTAGTTAAACAATGGAATAAAATGATTATTAGTCAAGCAGGTAAAACATTAACAAAAGCATTAGTTTTTGGAGGTACTGCGTTATTATTTGGAACAGCAGGTAAAGGATTGTTATATGATTGGTATAATGATTGTTTTTAGGAGGGTAATCTATGTTAGATAAAATTTTGATAATATTAATTTTTTTAATAATAGTATTATTTTTTTTAAAAGTAAAGGCTTGGAAGAAAAGATATTTTGTAAAAGAAATATATATTAGCGAAGGAGCGTCAATTGTATTTTTTGTTATTACAATTGTATATACGATTGGAATATTA
This region of Firmicutes bacterium CAG:345 genomic DNA includes:
- a CDS encoding yD repeat-containing protein (product inferred by homology to UniProt), coding for MVDPTGHFAITIGLLMAIGFGVGAIIGACASVIGQFLANGCSWENFSWGQLALDTVLGGFSGLLSMSTLGLVAMVAANAGLGFVGAVGGHLINGSDFLKVSTWIDIGLSTVLGALVGLIGGSGALNARHLNRAKQTAGFIRAASLYDNVLTKVVTGGYRTAGIASNALRLSGQNLVKQWNKMIISQAGKTLTKALVFGGTALLFGTAGKGLLYDWYNDCF